The following proteins come from a genomic window of Geomonas sp. RF6:
- a CDS encoding NifU family protein gives MVEDVKKVLETIRPALQADGGDVELVDVSNDGVVKVRLVGACGHCPMSTMTLKMGIERTLKDRVPGVKEVIAA, from the coding sequence ATGGTAGAAGACGTAAAGAAGGTACTGGAGACCATCAGGCCGGCGCTGCAGGCGGACGGCGGTGACGTGGAACTCGTCGACGTCAGCAACGACGGTGTGGTCAAGGTGCGCCTGGTTGGCGCCTGCGGCCACTGCCCGATGTCCACCATGACCCTGAAGATGGGGATAGAAAGGACTCTGAAGGACCGGGTTCCAGGGGTGAAGGAAGTCATCGCCGCTTAA
- a CDS encoding helix-turn-helix transcriptional regulator, which yields MPRKGRPSKKYSQAARVHDIIRLIEARHGVSLTELEEETGVGRRTIQRDLIAIQEAGYPLTFDWEEGEKLFRFITGFKDVPPISFSLQELMTLSLIRSQIDFLEGTPFAEDVATVFRKVNSVLPPRFAAHMERIAKVAHPLLQGRRDYSKCHDALESIRQALLFQQSIVISYLPAGRGEAANYRVDPYTVLFQKGGLYLLGFAHNRQALRTFALERICGVEVLKERFEIPEDFTPEQALQTAFGLVAEPIMEVKVRFSPGIAHAVRDRVWHPSQEVAAQEDGSVVLTFRAGGRMEILSWILSYGAHAELLAPHDLRQELAAMARQTCALYDGA from the coding sequence ATGCCCCGCAAGGGTAGGCCCTCGAAGAAATACTCGCAGGCGGCACGGGTGCACGACATCATCCGCCTGATCGAGGCACGCCACGGCGTCTCCCTCACCGAGCTCGAAGAAGAGACCGGTGTGGGGAGGCGCACCATCCAGCGCGACCTCATCGCGATCCAGGAAGCCGGGTACCCCCTCACTTTCGACTGGGAGGAAGGGGAAAAGCTTTTCCGCTTCATCACCGGCTTCAAGGACGTCCCCCCCATCAGCTTCTCGCTCCAGGAGCTGATGACCCTCTCGCTGATCCGCTCCCAGATCGATTTCCTGGAAGGGACCCCCTTCGCCGAGGATGTCGCCACCGTTTTCCGGAAGGTGAACTCGGTCCTCCCCCCACGTTTCGCCGCCCACATGGAGCGGATCGCCAAGGTCGCGCACCCGCTTCTGCAGGGGCGGCGCGACTACAGCAAGTGCCACGACGCGCTGGAGTCGATCCGCCAGGCGCTCCTTTTCCAGCAGAGCATCGTCATCTCCTACCTCCCCGCCGGACGCGGGGAAGCGGCAAACTACCGCGTCGACCCCTACACGGTGCTCTTCCAGAAGGGAGGACTGTACCTGCTGGGCTTCGCCCACAACCGCCAGGCGCTGCGCACCTTTGCGCTGGAGCGGATCTGCGGCGTGGAGGTCCTGAAGGAGCGCTTCGAGATTCCGGAGGACTTCACGCCGGAGCAGGCCCTGCAGACGGCGTTTGGGCTCGTGGCGGAGCCGATCATGGAGGTGAAGGTGCGCTTCTCTCCCGGCATCGCGCACGCGGTGCGGGACCGGGTGTGGCACCCCTCGCAGGAGGTGGCCGCGCAGGAAGACGGCTCCGTCGTCCTCACCTTCCGCGCCGGCGGCAGGATGGAGATCCTCTCCTGGATCCTCTCCTACGGCGCCCATGCGGAACTCCTCGCACCGCACGACCTGCGACAGGAACTGGCGGCGATGGCGCGTCAGACCTGCGCCCTCTACGACGGTGCATGA
- the trmB gene encoding tRNA (guanosine(46)-N7)-methyltransferase TrmB — MQSFIQIESPNYLKLEALASPPDWSAIFGNNNPIALEIGCGIGDFILKTAIDHPNVNFIAIDFYNKGCWKTCRRLDRHGITNVRVLRDEARLFITDRIPKGSLSAVYINCPDPWPKKRHRKRRLVSSHFLEFLREYLAPGANFYFATDFDDYGIDVAEFMPQVSGFRNAFAPDLYRHDFPGYHKSKYMQKFLAEGKNIFFVHYKLAPGSL; from the coding sequence ATGCAATCGTTTATTCAGATCGAATCCCCGAACTATCTCAAACTTGAAGCGCTCGCATCGCCGCCGGACTGGAGCGCCATCTTTGGCAACAACAACCCCATCGCGCTGGAGATCGGCTGCGGCATCGGCGACTTCATCCTCAAGACCGCCATCGATCACCCCAACGTCAACTTCATCGCCATCGACTTCTACAACAAGGGGTGCTGGAAAACCTGCCGGCGCCTGGACCGTCACGGCATAACGAACGTGCGGGTGCTGCGCGACGAGGCGCGTCTATTTATTACCGACCGCATCCCCAAGGGGAGCCTGTCGGCGGTGTACATCAACTGCCCCGACCCGTGGCCGAAGAAGCGGCACCGGAAGCGGCGCCTGGTAAGCAGCCACTTCCTGGAGTTCCTGCGCGAATACCTCGCCCCCGGCGCCAACTTCTACTTCGCCACCGACTTCGACGACTACGGCATCGACGTAGCGGAGTTCATGCCGCAGGTTTCAGGGTTCCGCAACGCCTTCGCGCCCGACCTCTACCGGCACGACTTCCCCGGCTACCACAAGTCGAAGTACATGCAGAAGTTCCTCGCCGAAGGAAAGAACATCTTCTTCGTGCACTACAAGCTCGCCCCCGGCTCACTCTGA
- a CDS encoding aspartate ammonia-lyase, which translates to MATRQEKDTLGVVELPAKAYYGAQTQRAIENFPISGLKPHRALVRATLLIKKCAAEANMGTGRLEPEIGKAIMQAADEALAGRYADEFVVDPFQAGAGTSHNMNVNEVLANRAEEILGGELGAYQAVNPNDDVNMAQSTNDVFPTAMRLAALGMARELLVELEGLARALRQKGVEFDPILKSGRTHLQDAVPIRLGQEFAAYAGAIEKSLAGIERTLPELCEVGIGGTAVGTGLNAEESYIALVVQALARETGFPLVRGADLAERMENMDPFVALSSSLKGVAVNLVRIANDLRLLSSGPRTGFNEINLPPVQPGSSIMPGKVNPVMAEVTDMVGFQVIGADVTVTMAAQAGQMELNVMMPVIAHNLLFSLEILKNCVHQFTTRCIEGITANEERCRNYLDQSVGLATVLAPAIGYAAAAEVAKESAKSGKSIREVVLERGLLSAEEVDEVLAPLPLTSPGVHGGRR; encoded by the coding sequence ATGGCGACTCGCCAAGAGAAGGACACCCTCGGGGTCGTTGAACTCCCTGCGAAAGCGTACTACGGCGCCCAGACCCAGAGGGCGATCGAGAACTTCCCCATTTCCGGTCTCAAGCCGCACCGCGCGCTCGTGCGTGCGACGCTCCTGATAAAGAAGTGTGCAGCCGAGGCAAACATGGGGACGGGGCGGCTGGAGCCCGAGATCGGCAAGGCCATAATGCAGGCGGCCGATGAAGCGCTCGCGGGGCGGTACGCGGACGAGTTCGTGGTCGACCCCTTCCAGGCGGGCGCCGGGACCTCCCACAACATGAACGTCAATGAGGTGCTTGCCAACCGCGCGGAGGAGATCCTCGGGGGGGAGCTCGGGGCGTACCAGGCGGTGAACCCGAACGATGACGTCAACATGGCGCAGAGCACGAACGACGTCTTCCCCACCGCCATGCGCCTCGCAGCCCTCGGAATGGCGAGGGAGCTGCTGGTGGAGCTCGAAGGGCTCGCCCGGGCCCTGCGGCAGAAGGGGGTCGAGTTCGACCCCATCCTCAAGTCGGGGCGCACCCACCTGCAGGATGCGGTGCCGATCCGCCTCGGGCAGGAGTTTGCCGCCTATGCCGGCGCGATAGAGAAGAGCCTCGCCGGTATAGAGCGGACGCTGCCCGAGCTGTGTGAAGTGGGGATCGGCGGGACCGCGGTCGGGACGGGGCTGAACGCCGAGGAGAGCTACATCGCCCTCGTCGTGCAGGCGCTGGCACGGGAGACGGGATTTCCCCTGGTGCGCGGCGCGGACCTGGCGGAGCGGATGGAGAACATGGACCCCTTCGTCGCGCTCAGCTCGAGCCTGAAGGGGGTGGCGGTGAACCTGGTGCGCATTGCCAACGACCTGAGGCTTCTTTCCTCCGGCCCGCGGACCGGTTTCAACGAGATAAACCTCCCCCCGGTGCAGCCAGGCTCCTCCATCATGCCGGGGAAGGTGAACCCGGTCATGGCGGAGGTGACCGACATGGTCGGCTTCCAGGTCATCGGCGCGGACGTCACCGTCACCATGGCGGCGCAGGCGGGGCAGATGGAACTGAACGTCATGATGCCGGTCATCGCCCACAACCTCCTCTTTTCACTGGAGATCCTGAAAAACTGCGTGCACCAGTTCACCACCCGGTGCATCGAGGGGATCACCGCAAACGAGGAGCGCTGCCGCAACTATCTCGACCAGTCGGTCGGGCTGGCGACGGTGCTCGCCCCTGCCATCGGCTACGCGGCCGCGGCCGAGGTCGCGAAGGAATCGGCGAAGAGCGGGAAGAGCATCAGGGAGGTCGTACTGGAACGGGGGCTCCTCTCCGCGGAGGAAGTCGACGAGGTGCTCGCGCCGCTCCCCCTCACCTCTCCCGGGGTGCACGGCGGGCGCCGTTAG
- a CDS encoding HAD family hydrolase: protein MTPASPSHSRIKALIFDLDGTLYQNEEIGQQVSDSALRYIARLKDVDEAEAAEILERERCRQAEHGGTLSHSVIAMGGDLRSLHASFAAGVNPERHLSVDPRVTQLLKKLSRRFDLFLYTNNNRKLSGRIMAQIGVAGFFKKVFTIEDFWSPKPDESVIRKILQEIGYPPEETLFVGDRYDVDLKVPAALGCAVLEARTIEELLQLNQMTAQRTTEED from the coding sequence ATGACACCTGCATCACCCTCTCATAGCCGCATCAAGGCGCTGATCTTCGACCTCGACGGCACCCTGTACCAGAACGAGGAGATCGGCCAGCAGGTAAGTGACAGCGCCTTGCGCTACATCGCGCGGCTGAAGGATGTCGACGAAGCCGAGGCCGCAGAGATCCTAGAGCGGGAACGTTGCCGGCAGGCGGAGCATGGTGGCACCTTGAGCCATTCCGTCATCGCCATGGGGGGTGACCTCCGTTCGCTCCACGCCTCATTCGCGGCAGGAGTGAACCCCGAACGGCACCTTTCGGTCGATCCCCGCGTCACCCAGCTCCTCAAGAAACTCTCCCGCAGATTCGACCTATTCCTCTACACCAACAACAACAGAAAACTCTCCGGCCGCATAATGGCGCAGATCGGCGTCGCCGGGTTTTTCAAGAAGGTCTTCACCATCGAGGACTTCTGGAGCCCGAAGCCGGACGAGTCGGTGATCCGCAAGATCCTACAGGAGATCGGCTACCCGCCGGAGGAAACCCTCTTTGTCGGCGACCGCTACGACGTCGACCTGAAGGTCCCGGCGGCGCTCGGGTGTGCCGTTTTGGAGGCCCGGACGATCGAGGAATTGCTGCAGCTCAACCAGATGACCGCGCAGCGGACGACAGAAGAGGATTGA
- a CDS encoding phospholipase D-like domain-containing protein — translation MSTLRRKRKKWLFRTPRFFDFFRRNTEAVAFHGNKVTLFRHGSDFFPALLHAIGEAKNFICMEFYTICDDSTGTAVADALIAAVRRGVDVFLIYDHIGSFDTPASFFRRLQRGGVHCTAFNPLFSRGVAWFDKRNHRKVAIIDGTCAFTGGLNIADSYAGCGELLQRWRDVGIMIEGKAVRELLRLFCETWQHERGFVPEGCVGAPVVEPPGDARVMVISGGPHQKRSFIRSAFRVAIAGASESITLATPYFIPGPIVIRSLLRAAARGVRVRLLLPYKIDVPLVRLVSRTYYAQLLKGGIEIFELSAAVLHAKVLLIDDCWAMVGSANLDQRSFHRNYELNVVVDSLDFGSQVAEMLGNDLRTAKRIALHEHEKRGYLVRTLERLFTPVSWFL, via the coding sequence ATGTCGACCCTGCGCCGCAAAAGAAAAAAGTGGCTCTTTCGTACCCCGAGGTTCTTCGACTTCTTTCGGAGAAACACGGAAGCTGTCGCCTTTCACGGCAACAAGGTCACCCTCTTTCGTCACGGGTCCGACTTTTTCCCCGCACTGCTCCATGCCATAGGGGAGGCGAAGAACTTCATCTGCATGGAGTTCTACACCATCTGCGACGACTCCACAGGGACCGCCGTCGCCGATGCCCTCATAGCAGCGGTGCGCCGCGGGGTCGACGTCTTCCTCATCTACGACCACATCGGCAGCTTCGACACCCCCGCCTCCTTCTTCAGGAGGCTCCAGAGAGGGGGGGTGCACTGCACCGCCTTCAACCCCCTCTTCAGCAGGGGGGTGGCCTGGTTCGACAAGAGGAACCACCGCAAGGTCGCCATCATCGACGGCACCTGCGCCTTCACCGGCGGGCTGAACATCGCGGACAGCTACGCCGGGTGCGGCGAGCTCCTGCAGAGGTGGCGCGATGTGGGGATCATGATCGAGGGGAAAGCGGTGCGGGAACTGTTGCGCCTCTTCTGCGAGACGTGGCAGCACGAGCGCGGCTTCGTGCCGGAGGGGTGCGTCGGCGCACCGGTCGTGGAGCCGCCGGGGGACGCCCGGGTGATGGTGATCAGCGGCGGGCCGCACCAGAAGCGCTCCTTCATCAGGAGCGCCTTCAGGGTCGCCATTGCCGGTGCCAGCGAGAGCATTACCCTCGCGACGCCGTACTTCATTCCCGGCCCCATCGTCATCCGCTCCCTCCTGCGCGCCGCCGCGCGCGGTGTGCGGGTAAGGCTCCTCCTCCCCTACAAGATCGATGTCCCCCTGGTCCGACTCGTCAGCCGGACGTATTACGCCCAGCTACTGAAGGGGGGGATAGAGATATTCGAGCTCTCGGCAGCGGTGCTCCATGCGAAGGTCCTCCTGATCGACGACTGCTGGGCCATGGTCGGCTCGGCGAACCTGGACCAGCGAAGCTTCCACAGGAACTACGAGCTGAACGTGGTGGTGGACAGCCTCGACTTCGGCAGCCAGGTGGCCGAGATGCTGGGAAACGACCTGCGCACGGCGAAGCGAATAGCTCTCCACGAACATGAAAAGAGAGGGTACCTGGTGCGGACCCTCGAGCGGCTCTTCACCCCGGTGAGCTGGTTTCTCTGA
- a CDS encoding ferritin family protein, giving the protein MDANKEVMDALMRGMEIEKETFDFYTEAEQKTFSAEGKRIFRWLAKTEEVHYLKLSELYNALDRGGERVFYAGATVPLEPTGVGFHTNDLEALRLAMEVERKGIAFYDELLQKSSDPEGKGMIETLRREEEEHLRVISERYDALRQ; this is encoded by the coding sequence ATGGATGCCAACAAAGAGGTGATGGACGCCCTGATGCGCGGAATGGAGATCGAGAAGGAGACTTTCGATTTCTACACCGAAGCCGAGCAGAAAACCTTCAGTGCAGAGGGGAAGAGGATCTTTCGCTGGCTCGCCAAGACGGAAGAGGTCCACTATCTGAAGCTCTCCGAACTGTACAACGCCCTGGACCGCGGGGGAGAGCGGGTCTTCTATGCCGGCGCCACCGTCCCCCTTGAGCCGACCGGGGTCGGTTTCCACACCAACGACCTGGAGGCGCTGCGCCTCGCCATGGAGGTGGAGAGGAAGGGTATCGCCTTCTACGACGAGCTGCTGCAGAAAAGCAGCGACCCGGAAGGGAAAGGGATGATCGAGACGCTGCGTCGGGAAGAGGAAGAGCACCTGCGGGTCATCTCGGAGCGGTACGACGCGCTGCGGCAATGA
- a CDS encoding DEAD/DEAH box helicase has protein sequence MKFAELPLPPLVQKGIEETGFTDCTPIQEKSLPLALSGKDVAGQAQTGTGKTAAFLIALFTRLLSQERSGTPQNPRALILAPTRELVVQIEKDAQTLGKHTGFTIQAIYGGVDYMKQRDALKAGADVVIGTPGRLIDYLKQKVYSLREVEALVIDEADRMFDMGFIADLRYILRKLPNYDKRQNMLFSATLNTRVMELAYEFMNMPEKVSVTPEQMTAERVEQVLYHVSRKEKFPLLLGLLRKEGMARTMVFVNTKREAEFLQDRLRANDFPCRVISGDVEQRKRLKILEDFKDGTLPIMIATDVASRGLHIDGVSHVINYDLPQDCEDYVHRIGRTARAGAEGKAISLADEDGAFYLEAIEDYIKQKIPTEWAEDEMFVHDYKRSKPRPHPEPKHPKKGGRGEKPRSGEKPRSSGKRRPAEGEKPAAAEQAAAPAPSTEGGQPAENGEAAAKKKRRRRPRKKPAADAPQG, from the coding sequence ATGAAATTCGCAGAATTGCCCCTCCCCCCACTGGTACAGAAGGGGATCGAGGAAACGGGCTTTACCGACTGCACCCCCATCCAGGAAAAATCCCTGCCTCTTGCACTCTCCGGCAAAGACGTAGCCGGCCAGGCCCAAACGGGCACCGGCAAGACCGCAGCTTTCCTCATCGCCCTCTTTACCAGGCTCCTCAGCCAGGAAAGGTCCGGCACGCCTCAAAACCCGCGGGCGCTCATCCTTGCCCCGACGCGCGAGCTGGTGGTGCAGATCGAGAAGGACGCCCAGACGCTCGGCAAGCACACCGGCTTCACCATCCAGGCGATCTACGGCGGCGTCGACTACATGAAGCAGCGCGACGCGCTGAAGGCCGGCGCCGATGTGGTCATCGGAACCCCTGGTCGCCTCATCGACTACCTGAAGCAAAAGGTCTACTCCCTGAGAGAAGTGGAGGCGCTCGTCATCGACGAGGCGGACCGCATGTTCGACATGGGTTTCATCGCCGACCTGCGCTACATCCTCCGGAAACTCCCCAACTACGACAAGCGGCAAAACATGCTCTTCTCGGCGACCCTCAACACGCGCGTCATGGAGCTCGCCTACGAGTTCATGAACATGCCGGAAAAGGTCTCGGTGACCCCGGAGCAGATGACCGCGGAGCGCGTGGAGCAGGTCCTTTACCACGTGTCGCGCAAGGAGAAGTTCCCCCTCCTCCTCGGGCTCCTGCGCAAGGAAGGGATGGCGCGCACGATGGTTTTCGTGAACACGAAGAGGGAGGCGGAGTTCCTCCAGGACCGCCTGCGCGCCAACGACTTCCCCTGCCGGGTCATCTCCGGTGACGTGGAGCAGAGAAAGCGCCTGAAGATCCTCGAGGATTTCAAGGACGGCACGCTCCCGATCATGATCGCCACCGACGTCGCATCCCGCGGCCTCCATATCGACGGCGTCTCCCACGTCATCAACTATGACCTGCCGCAGGACTGCGAGGACTACGTGCACCGCATCGGCAGGACTGCGCGCGCCGGCGCGGAGGGGAAAGCGATCTCACTGGCCGACGAGGACGGCGCCTTCTACCTGGAAGCGATCGAGGATTATATAAAGCAGAAGATCCCGACCGAGTGGGCGGAAGACGAGATGTTCGTGCACGACTACAAGAGGAGCAAGCCCCGCCCGCACCCGGAGCCGAAGCATCCGAAGAAGGGGGGCCGCGGCGAGAAGCCGCGATCGGGCGAGAAGCCTCGCTCCAGCGGGAAGCGGCGCCCGGCGGAAGGAGAAAAGCCGGCGGCAGCAGAGCAGGCAGCGGCGCCGGCACCGTCGACCGAAGGGGGGCAGCCGGCCGAAAACGGCGAGGCAGCGGCAAAGAAGAAGCGCCGCCGGCGTCCCCGCAAGAAACCAGCAGCAGATGCCCCGCAAGGGTAG